The Henckelia pumila isolate YLH828 chromosome 2, ASM3356847v2, whole genome shotgun sequence genome includes a window with the following:
- the LOC140882096 gene encoding 2-carboxy-D-arabinitol-1-phosphatase yields MLSTAPIPHLPVLNKTGEFFPERRRLGSYNKPLAIRSSSSVQEIKKSPVSTGGSDGRRELLSSWESIALPPVQAAKRVVLVRHGQSTWNAEGRIQGSSDFSVLTNKGESQAETSRQMLLDDSFDVCFSSPLIRSKRTAEIIWGSRKEEIITESDLREIDLYSFQGLLKNEGKARYGAAYRQWQIDAPNFNIDDHYPVRELWARARSCWTKILTHKSRSILVVAHNAVNQALVATAIGLGTEYFRVLLQSNCGVSVLDFTPKPEGGSPSICLNRLNQTPSSPIAGGSSGGRKTSTRVILVSHGLPLSEAEEGSSFSGNGPMNMLGMIQAQKTAELLLDIKVNSIVSSSSVASVETANSICRIQEAADCLGADCVPRYVEMKQILDLDIGSILEQSKKRDSTRFQPLHSGWLNGLDEETTTALWEQSGKAWKFLLNELDKGSESDNIVVAVAHPALHISMMGHCLNLTKEWLGSFHLDAGSISVVDFPDGATGRGVVRCINYTAHLGRWSIPITRSTVDDEEF; encoded by the exons ATGTTGTCCACCGCTCCGATCCCCCATCTCCCCGTCCTCAACAAAACCGGTGAATTCTTCCCCGAGCGCCGCCGCCTCGGCTCATACAACAAACCCTTGGCCATCAGGTCCTCTTCCAGcgttcaagaaatcaagaaatctCCGGTTTCAACAGGCGGTTCGGATGGGAGGAGGGAGCTTCTGTCGAGCTGGGAAAGCATCGCTCTGCCGCCGGTGCAGGCGGCGAAGAGGGTGGTTCTGGTGAGGCACGGCCAGAGCACTTGGAATGCGGAGGGTCGGATCCAGGGCAGCTCCGATTTCTCAGTTCTTACTAACAAGGGCGAGTCTCAGGCCGAAACCTCTCGCCAAATGCTTCTTGATGATTCTTTCGATGTGTGCTTCTCCAG TCCTCTGATTAGATCAAAGAGAACCGCGGAGATAATATGGGGATCTCGAAAGGAGGAGATCATAACCGAATCCGACTTGAGGGAAATTGATCTTTACTCATTCCAA GGCCTCCTGAAAAATGAAGGAAAGGCGAGGTATGGTGCAGCATATCGACAGTGGCAAATAGATGCACCGAATTTCAATATCGATGATCATTATCCAGTGAGGGAATTGTGGGCGAGAGCTAGAAGCTGTTGGACGAAAATCCTTACCCACAAAAGCAGATCGATTCTAGTTGTTGCTCATAATGCTGTTAACCAGGCTCTTGTTGCCACCGCAATTG GACTAGGCACAGAATACTTCAGGGTTCTACTTCAGAGCAATTGTGGCGTGAGCGTGCTGGACTTCACGCCAAAACCAGAAGGCGGGTCTCCAAGTATATGCCTTAATCGTTTGAATCAG ACCCCAAGTTCACCAATTGCTGGCGGGAGCTCTGGAGGAAGGAAAACCAGTACGCGAGTCATACTTGTCTCCCACGGTTTGCCACTGAGTGAGGCCGAG GAAGGTAGTTCTTTCTCTGGAAATGGGCCAATGAACATGCTCGGAATGATACAG GCACAGAAAACTGCTGAGTTACTTCTCGATATCAAAGTAAACAGTATAGTGAGCAGCAGTTCCGTAGCATCTGTAGAAACAGCAAATTCAATCTGCCGA ATTCAAGAAGCTGCTGACTGCTTAGGCGCCGATTGTGTGCCACGATATGTGGAAATGAAGCAAATACTTGACCTTGACATAGGAAGCATCCTTGAGCAGTCGAAAAAGAGA GATTCGACAAGATTTCAACCCCTTCACTCCGGTTGGTTAAACGGATTAGACGAAGAAACTACGACAGCATTGTGGGAACAGTCTGGGAAGGCTTGGAAATTCTTGTTGAATGAACTTGACAAAGGATCCGAGTCTGATAATATTGTTGTCGCTGTTGCCCATCCAGCACTGCACATTTCAATGATGGGCCATTGCTTGAACCTGACAAAGGAATGGTTGGGATCGTTTCATCTCGATGCTGGTAGCATCAGTGTCGTCGATTTTCCAGACGGGGCAACTGGAAGAGGTGTAGTCCGGTGCATCAACTACACCGCTCATCTGGGACGGTGGTCGATACCCATCACGAGATCGACCGTTGATGATGAGGAGTTTTAA